ccatccccataaTTTTTCTCCTGCAAAAGATTACCGTGTTTATAAATGGGTGTCACAGTTACTTTGTTGGTGGAAGGAACGGAAGAATAATTCTTGAATTGCAAAGAAATTCACAGAGTTTGGGCGGGcggtggttgggggggggaggaataactgggaggggaggggatggtggaTGGTTCAGGGGTTGGTAATCGGAGATGGAGGTTTTCATTTTCAGTGCAGATCAAATCCAGCCAAAGCTGTGATGGAAAACCATTACCATCTGGAGAGCCGTTTGGTGGCCTGTGTAAAGCGAGTTGGTGGTCTCAGTCCAGTTCCCAGCAGACTCGCAGCCTCAGAAGAAGCAGCACCGTTGTAACTGGCACCCACTTGATTTGTGCTTGCAGCAGAGAGATCAAGGCTAGGCTGGCCCAGGGGGACGGGGCTACCCCCTCCGCTGCCATCAGGGTGGTCCTGCTATGCAGGACATATGGTGCTGGGAGGCAGTGGCCTTGCTGCAGGCGCTGTAACCGAGGCCGTCAATCTCACGCTCTTTTTTGCCGGCATGGACTCCACTTGGAAATGGCATTTGCAGCGCGGCTTGTGGTAACAATTAAaaatggagggagtgggggaaggggacggAGGAATGTGCGTGCcgtcccctccccctttcccacaCAAGCGCTGCTCTGGACACGTACCCCGTTAAAGCTCCGATTGCCAAGGAACTGCTGGCAGGCACGTTTTTACGGCGATTGCACAGGAGTTGTGTAAGCACCAAACGACTGGCTTGCTTACACACCTAGGCGTACAAAATACATGCAGGGAGATCAAGTTACGCATGCCACAATGGGCCAAGGCTCTCCAGGGTGGAGGGAACCAACAAGCACACACCCGGCTTTTCATCGTGTTGCAGGGAGCTGCAAAttccccagctgctggttgcagTTGAAAGGTTTGGAGCAGCGAAATGGGAGAGAGCCCTGCAAGCTCCCTGGAAGTACCATCCAGGCTCCTGGGCCCGAGTGAAACcaaattttcttttcccttccatgGTCACCTGCTTCTCAGAGAGGATGAGGGGGCCCGGGTGCTTTTTATCCATGTGCAAACAAGGATATGAACTCCACAATCGCTGCTTTGATGCACGTCCTCTGAATGGTGTtggcagcaccatacctagattCCTGATGGCCCTGGGGGGAacttagtattgggcccccctttgccagagataatgataagaATAATTGGACAATGGGgcaaaaattaccatttttggacCCCCTTCTGTCCgggccctgggcagcctcccggttcacccatgcctgtgtccagccttGGGTGTTGGAGCCCCGGGGTGTTCCTCTCGTGCATGCCCTCCAGCAGCTGTCTTTTCTAGGGCTGGTATTTGACCAACGCTTGGTGCTTTTGTACAGCCAGAAACATCAAgccctctctctccctcaggcaccccagcctggctctctccctccaccggggagcagagcagaggctgggaaagCAACAATCATTGTGCCCTAAAAGGATCACAGAGGCAGGCACTTATAGACACAGCTTTCTCCCCAATCTGAAGTCTGTTTCCCATCATCGCCAGCCAGGTCCATGGGGACTGTTGCACCAGAGCAGGCTGCTTCCTTCCAGCATAGCGTTGCTGTTTCCCAGCATGTGGGCAAGCCCCGGGAGGATGGGTGCCTAAACCTTTGTAAGTCCCAGCATTAGCTCTCCCATCAAGGCCCTGGGATGAACATCTGTGTTTCTCCAGCTCCTCAGCCTCTGATAGTTTAGCCCTGGAGCAGATTTCATAGAAAGGTTGTACAATCTCCATCACAGGAAGTTTTCAAGTGCAGGTCAGACCAATATTTGACCCAGAGGGTTGAGAtaagggctgatcctgccttgagcaggggggctggactagatgccctcctgagggctcttccagccctgttttacTACGTTTGGCCTCCCAAGTAATAAACTTCAGCAGGCGaggccagcagcaagcagccagcCGTTGTGCCCCTCTCTGCTGTACCTGCAAGCTTGCTCGTACCACGGTGCTGAGATTAGAGAGGTTTTGCCTTAAGGCCAGGAAAACCCAAGTAAAGACCATGGAAGACTCTGAAAGCCAGAAaattaaggacattttttttttgtgcaggacAGGCGTTCAGGAGCCTGTGCAAGAGGCCCCCCCGTTGCTCTCAGGCATACAGCTGGACTTGATAGGAGGGCCTGGCTTTGTCCCAGAAGCCATGGGGGACTCGTGGGCAGAGCTGCCTTGCACGGGGTGAAGCAACCATGGGGACCGCTGCAAACTTGGGGATGCAGCAGTGGCATTCAGTGCCTTGTGGAGGGGGGGAGACTTCTATCTGTCCCAATCCTTGATGATGTTCACAGAGCAGGGCTTCCTTTCCTGGGCTCTGGGTTGAGCATTTGAGTCCCGGGAGAAGACAAAGATGTTCCTCCTGCCTTCCTGCCATCGCCTTCTCTGTTCGCATGGCCTGACTTCTCACTGCCCTTCACAGGTGCAACTCCGAGGTGAAATACGACTCCGAGAAGCACTACAGGGATGACATCTTCTACAGTCCCATCCCCACCGTTACCACCTACAGCGAGACGGTCATCGCCGCCCCCAACTGCACCTGGAGGAACTACAAGTCCCAGCTGAACTTCGAGCCCCGGCAGAAGCCTCTGCGGTTCCAGAGCACGACCATCATCTTCCCCAAGCGCGCCAAGAACATTTACCGGACCACCCTCAACtacagcctgggctgtgccaagCGGTGGTTTGCCTCCAGCGTGCAGCTGGAGCTCTGCGAGGAAACGAGCCCTTGTGTCATCTACAGCGAGAGCCTTTAATCCGCCAGTGGGGAGCTGTGACCACAGCGAGGCCACGTCCTTCCCTGGGATCTCCTTGGACAGACGGGCTTGGCCCAGAGCCCTCCCCAATGGCACCTGAGTACAGGTGGCGAGGGCCATATGGTCTTGGACAAGTGCAAACGGCTCTGAGAGGAGGCTTCCACGGGCGCTCTCTCCATCCTGCCACCCGTGAACAGCTGGCTTTCGTTTCGTGACACTGTTGACGTTCATGCTCTggattttattttctaattttttttttaagcctttctaTTTTGAATAGCATTTACGTGAAAGCAGATAATCGAGGGCCCCTAATTTACGCAGTTGCCAAATGTTATAGTGCTGCTTCCTAGCTCCATGAGTTTCTCGCTGGTGCCTAGGTGAGACTCGGTATCGCCAATTCAGTGCGATCGGAGAAAATCAGAGGCACCCTCCAGCCTTCACAGTCGTCTCCCAGCTGCTTTTCTAAGAGTTCAAACCCGGGGGAGGTTGTCATTGCTTTGATAGGTTGGCATAAAACATCCATCCTGTTCTAACCCCCTTTCTGGATAATGGCTGCAATACTGTGTCACTGCAATGACCTTGACTTTAActtatttcttctttatttttattttttttttaattattgtaagaaaaggagagatgatcatGGAAATGTGGCATCCACCTTCCTAGCTGGGAAAAATGCCAAACTCCCATCTGAGGCCCTTCTTAGGAGTCTGATGTTTACATGTCATAACAAAATACTGTATAATAGGCTTGCAGAGAGCTCTCTCTTGGGGGAGGTTTGCATCCTTGGGCGGACACCGCCCAAGGGATAGGGTGAAAAGCTCATTTTACAGGAATAAAAGACACAGGGAGAAAAGACCTCTCTAAAGTTTATCCTAATCTTACATTAGGATGGCTTATGACAATCATGTTACGTAGATGCAGGAGCAAGGCCAGTTCCTTTAGGACCAAACACCAGGTTTTGTTGTGTGAGACAATAAAGACGATAGGAGGAGCCAAACTCTTATGCTAGGAAGTACAGGGTTTCCAAGCTAAAGCTTGGTGATGCGATAGATGTTTCCCAAAGGCAATGGGCAATGGGGCTGTTCCCCCCGTCAGCCTGCTGACTCTGGTAGCAGTATGCCAGGACCATAATTCACACAAggacttcccctccctctctccacctccctgtccccttccactCTTGTCCAAGTTGATGGTTTACCCTTTGGGTGAACTGGTTGACTACAGCTGCATTAAATGCCAGGATGTGCAACATTAACAAATCACGGACTTGCCAGAACCAGCCTGAAGCCCCCAACCCAACCAGCCCTGTAACACGCAGGCTCTTTGAGAGCCGTTGCTAGCAGATGCTATAATTGCATTTGACAGCATCTCCTTatcaccctggccctggggcaagCTCTATTCAACTGCACAGATGTAACTCTGCTgacaccacacacatgcacacacacacacgtgtgcacacacaaacagagTCTCCTTCACTAGGGATGGATTTGATCCCTTCAGTGTTTATTTTTGATGGGGTAAAGCTAGGGATGCTAGATAAGCTGACTTAGGTATTTTCGTTTGaagacaagctggagagagaccACTTTCCCTTGTGTCTGACAACCTGCTTCGTGACTTGAATTGATGTTCACGTTGAAAAAGAGCTAGCAAAGAGTAGCAGCCCTTTGGGGCTACTGTGTTGTATAACAAGGCTCTCTTCCCCGCCGTGTTATTGTGAATACCGTACGTGCCTTCCCCATGGCAGCTCTTCTGCGGCGATCGAGTATTAGCTGCTTTAGTTTCCCTAGGGAGGTGACAAATGACAGCGGGGCAGGGACCCTGCACACGAAAGGAATTAAGGAAATTGTGCACACCGCTGCGAACCAGGATTCTCCATATCACCACCCTCAATGCCTCCTCAATGCACATTCAGGGAACGTCAGGGAGTGATAAAACTCCATGAATGGAAAGCCTGAAACACAACAACAGTGCAAATGGGAAAGAAAGCAGTACACGATCCCAAAGCGGTTGCTGCTATCTGAACACAGGCCGATacagctgggattttcaaaggagcccagAGGAACAGGACGGCTAACTCACTACATTTCAGAGGGATTTAGACACCAAGAGCAAGATTTTCAAAATGCACCTTAAATCCCATTTTTCAGAAGCAACTTAGGTCCAGACAGTCAAAGGTATTTAGAGGCCTCATTCTGATTGATTTCAATCCCCAAAGGTATTCAAACACTTGAGATTTAGGCACCTAGATTCCTTGGAAAATCTGGGCCTCAGGAACTTCTGTCTTCAAGTGAGACTGCTTTAAACAACTGCACGTATGTCCTTGCTATAGGGGTAACCCGGGTGTCTGGCACCTAGGTTAGTCTAGCATGCGTgtgggcagccatggcagggttAGGGACAACCCATGTGTCCAAAACAGCCCACGCAAACTCTGTGGTGGAGATGCATGTTTTAAGTTTTGCAGGAGCTTCCAAAGAAGAGATAGAGGGACAAGTTGACTTTATGGATCAGCTGCTCTAGTCCTTGTGATCTGAAGGGGAACCTGAAAGTCTTTGGAGTCTTGGGTCCTGCGGTGACTGGAAGTCGACTCCTTCCTCCCTACTGGAGGTAGCAGCCAGATCTACCTAGCCCCTACAAGGCTGCACACATTTGGACAGCTGGCCTGCTTCCCCTTGCTGGTCTTAGACTGCAATAGTGAGGTGCAAGGGGAGTGAGGAGCTGCatttcagtcttctctcctcttgGTTTCGAAGGACAGTGCCAGGGTGTAGAGAACAAACAGGATGGGAATCTCTCTGACCCCGCAGAGCCATGGCTTTGCTTCCAGGACTCCTGCCAGGTGGTCATAACACGAGTCACGCTTCGCTGCAGCTGTGAGCATAAAACTCTCTCCCCATCGTGGGATTAAGCTGTTGCACAGGGCACCCAGGCTCTACTGGGCCACagccagcctgcctgggcttcctcCTTTTACTCTATAAGAAATCTGCTTTGCAACATGAAAATGGGGAAGGTATGGTTGGGAGGGCCCTggaagtcacctagtccaaccagCAAGTGCCAGAACAACCATCACCTTTGGCCCTCCACCTGGGTTGCTACCCACGTGTGTCAGTCTCAAAGTTAGAATGGGGCAGGCTCCCGGGAGCATTAATGCTGGGGAAGGAAAGGCACCTTCACAACCCCTGTGCCCCCAGCCAGCACCTTGCAGGGCCTGTGCTCCCAAAAGGGGGAGGAAAAGGCGAGGCTGGCTTGCGTGGAAGGGGAATGCACATTGCATGGTCTCCGTGGGTGGTTAAGTGGATGCACGCCTCTCCTTGGCATTATCCCCTCCCCACAGGCACAGAGGCTCCTGGAGCTCCTGGTTGGGTGGCGCAGCTCACCCTTGCTGGGCCAGGCATCACCCCTCAGGTATTTAAGAGCACACACGTTGTGGTTCGTGGGACCGTCCCAGGGGACCAGCCCACCGTGCAGTCTCTTTGTCCTTGCAGAACTCATTCAAAACCAGGCTTAGCCCCTTCCTGAATGCAGTTTTCATTCTGTTTGTCCAAAGCCCAGGCAGGATCCTCATCTTACCAAGGTCCCTATGAGCCCACACCTGTCAGGCACAAGAGACCTGCAGCAGTAACACACCCCGAGTTTTATTGTCCTTCCAGTCCCACCAGCTGAGCTGTTTGCTGTGCAAACACTGAAACCTGCATTCAGAAGAGCGAGCCTATTCGAAAGAACTGACCGCACATGCCCTTGCTTGAAGCTCCAGCGATTCGTAATACTTTGCTTTTTCTTAAAAATGTGCTGAGAGGGTTTCTCACCTGCCAAACCTTGTGCCAAGCAGCATTTGCCTGGGTCCTGTGCACAGGTCAGCACTGGCAGCTGCAGAACGGTTTGCCTTGCTCAGGTTGACAGCAAATGGCCCAGAGTTTCAAATGCAATTAGCCGGGAGGGCGTGACTGAGCATGCCAGGGAGACTGTAGTATGAAGCCAGTGTTGCTGGGTGCCCAGAgacctgaaaaagaaaatatgcagAGTCTCAACTACAGCGCATTTGAACGAAGAGGCTGTAACATCGGAGACGAGATGAACTGGACAATGATCCTACAGACTGGCACAAGTGGATCTAAAAGCCAAAACTCAGAACTAGATATTGCCAAGTGCCTTATAATTGTAGAGGGGTATTTTAAATACCTTCCAGCACCTTCTGCCTCCCTGGACGAGATGCCTTGCTTCTTTGAAACCTGGCACTGGGATGGGAGGTTTCCCCTGCAAGATTAGACACTCTCCGTCTTCTACTTGCAGTCATTTATCTGCTACTTGTTTTCAAGCAGGAGTGATCAGGGAGGCGCCAAAGCACAATTTGGGGGGTAACTTGTTTCGTTCCTCATGCAGCTCCGTGCTAACGTACAAATTCCCATCCAGGTAACTGGATGTGCCAATGGTCCTCATGCCACAGCCGAGTGCCGTGAGCTGATGGGCCTGCAGAGTTGGCTGCACTGAGAAGCTGCCTGGTTGTGCAAAGGTGTGATGTTTTtggcagcagcaagagcatgGTGCATCCTCAAGCAGCGACAATCTACAGGCTCACTCTCCTTTTACCTGGGTTTGATACCCATTAGCTTTGGCTGCTGTGCCAAGGCTTGGAGGAGGCTCCTTTTGAGTTCCCGAGGATGTTCCCTGCAGGAATGGGCTTTCAAAGCAGCAGGATGATGCCCAGGGAAATCGGGCAACAAGCCGCTGCGGTTTCAGCAGGAGTCACAGCCGGTGGGATGGCAGCCACGTTTGCGTGTCTGCTGTTTCAGGTCTGTCGTTTAAAGCAATGTCACTGATGCAGCAGACGTGCTTAAAGCGGCCTCTCGCTCGCTGCAGCTTTATCCGTGTCAGGCACAGCAGGATGTACCCACCTGTGCTAGAAAGGGTTAATTGTTTTTGGTTTCAAATTGACATAGTG
Above is a genomic segment from Alligator mississippiensis isolate rAllMis1 chromosome 10, rAllMis1, whole genome shotgun sequence containing:
- the RFLNA gene encoding refilin-A yields the protein MVGHLHLQGMDDSLKDKSRDGLLDSPDSGLPPSPSPPFYSLSPGLAGPGTDQLGHGHRKEAKEGRVIPYLLLNSSVPEMRPRMYPVFFGESIEVNPEPIQEIRCNSEVKYDSEKHYRDDIFYSPIPTVTTYSETVIAAPNCTWRNYKSQLNFEPRQKPLRFQSTTIIFPKRAKNIYRTTLNYSLGCAKRWFASSVQLELCEETSPCVIYSESL